The Calditrichota bacterium region TTTCGCTACCAGGCGGCCATTCACATCGAACACGCTCAGATCAACATGGCCTCTCTTCTGCAGGGAGAAAGGAATCACAGTTGTCGGGTTGAAGGGGTTCGGGTAGTTCTGATACAGCACGAAGCTGGACGGAACACCTTCGGTCTTGAATTCTTCAACAGAAACCGGAATAATCGGGCTTCCCGGCTTTTTGGGATTCGGATTTGTCCATATTGAAATCCAGCCACCGTCAAAGTCAGCGGTGTACATCGTGTGACCGTCAAGACTCCAGGCCGCGCCACGCGGAGAATAATAGGTTCCGGGTAATGGAGGACCAACCCAGGAAGAATTCATATTGTGGCCAACCGTATCCACAATACCAAAAGACTGAGTGGGATCCAAACCGTACCATCCGCCTAAATCATTGGGGCCAATATCCCAGTAGGAACCGACCCACAACAGACCATTGCGATCCCAGTCCATGCACTGCGCCCAGATATTTTTGTGAAGGGTATCGACGGGAGCATAGGTTCCGTCGGGGCCATCATCGCTGTGATAATCCACAAATCCGTTTCCGGCAGAACCGCCGTAAATACGGCCTAAATAAACATCTTTTCCGTCAGGCGTCACAACAATGCTTCGGGAAATGGAAAAACTGGAATCCTGAACATAGCTGTATAATTCAAAATCTTCATCCAAAACATAAATCGGACGGCCCTTTTGAACCACATTTGTTATATACGTAAAACCATTTTCGTCAACGGCCGCTTCCGTCAGCGAAGAAGAATCGGGATCGACCCATTTGCCGAGGACATCACCCGTTTTGTAATCAATGCGCCATAAGACAAACCAGTTTGTAAACATCACGTTTCCATTATTGTCGAGGGATAACCCGCGGCAGGAATTTGTAATGGTATCTGTAACACCCTGATAGGTCAAGAAGGTGATCTTCTTGTCCAGGGTTCCATCGGAATTATACACCCACAGTGGTTTCACAGGAATGGTATCGCCATTTGCGGTGTAGAGCGTATCCGAATAATAATAATAGCCCACCCAAATTTTCCCGTCAGGGGTAACCACAACACCATGAGGGCCGCGATGTTCGGCAAAATTGGACTGAAAGGTCCAAACCTGGGCCATCGCCACGCTCGAAAACAGAACGACAGCTAATAAAGCCAATAAAAACTTCTTCATTACTACCTCCTTTTAATTAATTCACTTAATTCTTCCATCAACCAAAATTACAACCTTTTTTCCTTACCACCTCCCTTTTTTCTTATTTTGCCCGTCTCTGTTATCACCTCCTTTTTATCTTAACTGTACTTGATTTTTTTTGATGAAAAGGCTATTTTAGTTT contains the following coding sequences:
- a CDS encoding T9SS type A sorting domain-containing protein, with protein sequence MKKFLLALLAVVLFSSVAMAQVWTFQSNFAEHRGPHGVVVTPDGKIWVGYYYYSDTLYTANGDTIPVKPLWVYNSDGTLDKKITFLTYQGVTDTITNSCRGLSLDNNGNVMFTNWFVLWRIDYKTGDVLGKWVDPDSSSLTEAAVDENGFTYITNVVQKGRPIYVLDEDFELYSYVQDSSFSISRSIVVTPDGKDVYLGRIYGGSAGNGFVDYHSDDGPDGTYAPVDTLHKNIWAQCMDWDRNGLLWVGSYWDIGPNDLGGWYGLDPTQSFGIVDTVGHNMNSSWVGPPLPGTYYSPRGAAWSLDGHTMYTADFDGGWISIWTNPNPKKPGSPIIPVSVEEFKTEGVPSSFVLYQNYPNPFNPTTVIPFSLQKRGHVDLSVFDVNGRLVAKLFNQEMSAGQYQAKFDGSRLASGVYYYRLLVDGKVFTKKMMLVK